In a genomic window of Phyllostomus discolor isolate MPI-MPIP mPhyDis1 chromosome 5, mPhyDis1.pri.v3, whole genome shotgun sequence:
- the CALHM3 gene encoding calcium homeostasis modulator protein 3, producing the protein MDKFRMLFQYFQSSSESVMNGICLLLAAATVKLYSSFDFNCPCLARYNALYGLGLLLTPPLALFLCGLLANRQTVVMVEEWRRPAGHRKKDPGIIRYMCSSVLQRALAAPLVWILLALLDGKCFVCAFSSSVDPEKFLDFANMTPSQVQLFLAKVPCKEDALVRDSPARKAVSRYLRCLSQAMGWSITLLLIVVAFLARCLRPCFDQTIFLQRRYWSNYVDLEQKLFDETCCEHARDFAHRCVLHFFASMQNEMQARGLQRGKASRGAEAPEISEPTEGMDGGSGKAYLRTVSSQEQVNHLLSTWYSSKPPLDLAASPRLWGRGLSHRAPTVAQGTKLSQRTDV; encoded by the exons ATGGATAAGTTCCGCATGCTTTTCCAGTACTTCCAGTCCAGCTCCGAGTCTGTGATGAACGGCATCTGCCTGCTGCTGGCTGCGGCCACCGTCAAGCTGTACTCCTCCTTCGACTTCAACTGCCCCTGCCTGGCACGCTACAACGCCCTCTACGGCCTGGGCCTGCTGCTCACACCGCCGCTCGCCCTTTTCCTCTGCGGCCTCCTTGCCAACCGGCAGACCGTGGTGATGGTGGAGGAGTGGCGCCGGCCTGCGGGGCACCGGAAGAAGGACCCAGGGATCATCAG GTACATGTGCTCCTCGGTGCTGCAGAGAGCCCTGGCCGCCCCCCTGGTCTGGATCCTGCTGGCCCTCCTCGACGGGAAGTGCTTTGTGTGTGCCTTCAGCAGCTCCGTGGACCCTGAGAAGTTTCTGGACTTTGCCAACATGACCCCCAGCCAGGTCCAGTTGTTTCTGGCCAAGGTACCCTGCAAGGAAGACGCGCTGGTCAGGGACAGCCCCGCGAGGAAGGCGGTGTCTCGATACCTGCGGTGCCTGTCACAG GCCATGGGCTGGAGTATCACCCTGCTGCTGATCGTGGTGGCCTTCCTGGCCCGCTGCCTGAGACCCTGCTTTGACCAGACAATCTTCCTGCAGCGCAGATACTGGAGCAACTACGTGGACCTGGAGCAGAAGCTCTTTGACGAGACGTGCTGTGAGCATGCGCGGGACTTCGCCCACCGCTGCGTGCTGCACTTCTTCGCCAGCATGCAGAACGAAATGCAGGCGCGGGGGCTGCAGCGGGGCAAGGCCAGCAGGGGTGCCGAGGCCCCCGAGATCTCAGAGCCCACCGAGGGAATGGACGGCGGGAGTGGGAAGGCCTACCTGCGCACAGTCTCCAGCCAGGAGCAGGTGAACCATCTCCTGAGCACCTGGTACTCCAGCAAACCGCCGCTCGACCTCGCAGCATCCCCGCGGCTCTGGGGGCGTGGCCTCAGCCACCGCGCCCCCACCGTTGCTCAGGGTACCAAGCTGTCCCAGCGCACAGACGTgtag